A genomic region of Streptosporangiales bacterium contains the following coding sequences:
- a CDS encoding UPF0261 family protein, giving the protein ALALGGTGGTSVAAQAFRVLPLGVPKVIVSTAASGDTRAYIGESDLVLVPSVTDVAGVNRLSGRIMANAAAAVAGMVSAPEPPADDGRPLLAASMFGVTTRSVTAAREALENRGYEVLVFHMTGVGGRTLEGLAADGWLAGVLDITTTELADELVGGVFSAGSGRLTSAATAGVPQVVSVGALDMVNFGPRDTVPERFADRTLHVHNPSVTLMRTTPEECAELGRRLATRLSAATAPAALFLPLRGVSEISVEGEPFHDAQADAALFDAIRSSLDRSRVELVEIDTDVNDPEFATAMADRLEAFVTASERTTS; this is encoded by the coding sequence GTGCGCTCGCCCTGGGCGGCACCGGTGGTACGTCGGTGGCCGCGCAGGCGTTCCGCGTCCTCCCGCTCGGCGTCCCGAAGGTCATCGTGTCGACGGCGGCGTCCGGCGACACGCGTGCGTACATCGGCGAGAGCGACCTCGTCCTCGTGCCGAGCGTGACCGACGTCGCGGGCGTCAACCGGTTGTCGGGACGCATCATGGCCAACGCCGCCGCCGCGGTCGCCGGCATGGTCTCGGCACCCGAGCCGCCCGCCGACGATGGACGCCCACTGCTCGCCGCGAGCATGTTCGGCGTGACGACGAGGAGCGTCACCGCGGCGCGCGAGGCACTCGAGAACCGGGGCTACGAGGTCCTCGTCTTCCACATGACCGGCGTGGGCGGCAGGACGCTCGAAGGCCTCGCCGCCGACGGCTGGCTCGCCGGCGTCCTCGACATCACCACGACGGAGCTGGCCGACGAGCTGGTCGGCGGCGTGTTCTCGGCGGGAAGCGGCCGGCTCACCTCGGCTGCGACGGCGGGCGTCCCCCAGGTCGTCTCCGTCGGCGCACTCGACATGGTCAACTTCGGCCCGCGCGATACCGTGCCCGAGCGGTTCGCGGACCGCACGCTCCACGTGCACAACCCGTCGGTCACGCTGATGCGCACCACGCCGGAGGAGTGCGCGGAGCTCGGCAGGCGCCTCGCCACGAGACTGTCCGCCGCGACCGCGCCCGCCGCCCTGTTCCTGCCCTTACGAGGCGTCTCGGAGATCTCCGTCGAGGGTGAGCCGTTCCACGACGCGCAGGCGGACGCCGCACTCTTCGACGCGATCCGCTCGTCGCTGGATCGTTCGCGTGTGGAGCTCGTCGAGATCGACACCGACGTCAACGACCCGGAGTTCGCCACTGCCATGGCAGACCGGTTGGAAGCCTTCGTCACCGCAAGCGAGAGGACCACGTCCTGA
- a CDS encoding extracellular solute-binding protein, with the protein MNTRFASPPVDRRRFLQVAGLGTLVVTTAACGGFAGRSEGEAATDGILMTGWGSDVEKEHVRSAVDGFVKGGKNRKVTYQFIPNDGYEAKMNTLVAAGDLPDLSYQSEGLAMRLASQGRLANILDYEDEYPQIGDMLPTVVHRWAPGKAITQLAVEMMMMWYNAEAIKEAGVPTPPAVAGKAWSWDAFVGYCEKLTVDREGRHPTESGFDPKAVKQWGTLAPTGWPQFYPLLRSNGADIVDETGKRCVLDSAAAVDVVSDIHDLIYEHHVAPTPAQFKTFAATFTADLLENRRVATVLDGQWNLLDLGQMKLDYGVGVLPRFEEPKTVNLCNAVVVSAKSKKVDLAIELMLHLADPTKNDLYAKGLWMPLGKKYYTDPKAVASWTDNPVHPKEFKTAALDYLVECGEEEPAYKIKNWDQINNILTAEMDGLFASAKGGKAVVRAAMQKAKKRIDPLLRGVYPSA; encoded by the coding sequence ATGAACACCCGATTCGCATCACCACCGGTGGACCGTCGCAGGTTCCTGCAGGTGGCCGGGCTCGGCACCCTCGTCGTCACGACGGCGGCGTGCGGCGGCTTCGCCGGACGCTCGGAGGGAGAAGCCGCCACCGACGGCATCCTGATGACCGGCTGGGGCTCCGACGTCGAGAAGGAGCACGTCCGCAGCGCCGTCGACGGTTTCGTCAAGGGCGGCAAGAACCGCAAGGTGACGTACCAGTTCATCCCCAACGACGGCTACGAGGCGAAGATGAACACCCTCGTGGCCGCGGGCGACCTGCCCGACCTCAGCTATCAGAGCGAGGGCCTGGCCATGCGCCTCGCGTCGCAGGGCAGGCTCGCGAACATCCTCGACTACGAGGACGAGTACCCACAGATCGGGGACATGCTGCCCACGGTCGTCCACCGGTGGGCGCCGGGCAAGGCGATCACGCAGCTCGCCGTCGAGATGATGATGATGTGGTACAACGCCGAAGCCATCAAGGAGGCGGGCGTACCGACACCTCCCGCGGTCGCGGGCAAGGCGTGGTCCTGGGACGCGTTCGTGGGGTACTGCGAGAAGCTCACCGTCGACCGCGAGGGACGGCATCCCACCGAGTCGGGCTTCGACCCGAAAGCGGTGAAGCAGTGGGGCACGCTCGCCCCGACCGGCTGGCCGCAGTTCTACCCGCTGCTCCGCTCGAACGGCGCCGACATTGTCGACGAGACGGGGAAGCGATGCGTGCTCGACAGCGCCGCTGCCGTCGACGTCGTCAGCGACATCCACGACCTCATCTACGAGCACCACGTCGCACCGACGCCCGCGCAGTTCAAGACGTTCGCCGCGACCTTCACCGCGGACCTGCTGGAGAACCGGCGCGTGGCCACGGTGCTCGACGGGCAGTGGAACCTTCTCGACCTCGGCCAGATGAAGCTCGACTACGGCGTCGGTGTGCTCCCGAGGTTCGAGGAGCCGAAGACGGTCAACCTGTGCAACGCCGTCGTGGTCTCGGCGAAGAGCAAGAAGGTCGACCTGGCGATCGAGCTGATGCTGCACCTCGCCGACCCGACCAAGAACGACCTCTACGCCAAGGGTCTGTGGATGCCGCTGGGGAAGAAGTACTACACCGACCCGAAGGCCGTCGCGTCGTGGACCGACAACCCGGTGCACCCGAAGGAGTTCAAGACGGCGGCGCTGGACTACCTCGTCGAGTGCGGCGAGGAGGAACCGGCCTACAAGATCAAGAACTGGGACCAGATCAACAACATCCTCACCGCCGAGATGGACGGGCTCTTCGCGTCCGCGAAGGGCGGGAAGGCCGTAGTGAGAGCGGCGATGCAGAAGGCGAAGAAGCGGATCGACCCGTTGCTGCGCGGCGTCTACCCGTCCGCCTGA
- a CDS encoding phosphoenolpyruvate hydrolase family protein, whose amino-acid sequence MRIPRHEVLSRLHVKVEAGRPIVGGGAGTGLSARCEEAGGIDLIVIYNSGRYRMAGRGSLAGLLAYGNANEIVVEMAREILPVVEHTPVLAGVNATDPFLDLEHFLDQIAALGFSGVQNFPTVGLIDGTFRANLEETGMGYDLEVELVRRARAHELVTTPYVFSADDASSMAAAGADVIVCHFGLTTGGAVGAESARTLDECAELAEVWAKAALAARDDVLVLCHGGPVAEPDDAAYVLSRAPSLHGFYGASSMERLPVERALTEQVRRFVEIRR is encoded by the coding sequence ATGCGCATTCCACGACACGAGGTGCTGTCCCGACTGCATGTGAAGGTCGAGGCCGGCCGGCCGATCGTCGGCGGTGGCGCGGGCACCGGCCTCTCGGCGCGGTGTGAGGAGGCCGGCGGCATCGACCTCATCGTGATCTACAACTCGGGCCGCTACCGGATGGCCGGCCGTGGTTCGCTCGCCGGGCTGCTCGCGTACGGCAACGCCAACGAGATCGTCGTCGAGATGGCGCGCGAGATCCTGCCGGTCGTCGAGCACACACCCGTCCTCGCCGGGGTCAACGCCACGGACCCGTTCCTCGACCTGGAGCACTTCCTCGACCAGATCGCCGCGCTCGGCTTCTCCGGCGTGCAGAACTTCCCGACCGTCGGTCTCATCGACGGGACGTTCCGCGCGAACCTCGAGGAGACGGGGATGGGCTACGACCTCGAGGTCGAGCTCGTCCGGCGCGCCCGCGCGCACGAGCTCGTGACGACCCCGTACGTGTTCTCCGCCGACGACGCGTCCTCGATGGCGGCGGCCGGGGCGGACGTCATTGTCTGCCACTTCGGTCTGACGACGGGTGGCGCCGTCGGCGCGGAGTCCGCGCGGACGCTCGACGAGTGCGCGGAGCTGGCCGAGGTCTGGGCGAAGGCGGCGCTCGCCGCACGCGACGACGTGCTCGTCCTATGTCACGGCGGACCCGTCGCCGAGCCGGACGACGCGGCGTACGTTCTCTCGCGCGCTCCCAGCCTGCACGGCTTCTACGGCGCCTCCTCCATGGAGCGCCTTCCGGTCGAACGTGCCCTCACCGAACAGGTACGCCGGTTCGTCGAGATCCGCCGATGA